In the genome of Candidatus Methylomirabilota bacterium, one region contains:
- a CDS encoding LysR family transcriptional regulator has protein sequence MGALQSAHESILAAQPKTKIWLEHGGRFMIGDGGLHLLEGIARSGSLAEAVREIGWSYRHAWGYLRRAESVLGAPLLLTRPGKGAARGTILTPAGRLLLERLRALRDRIDEALGPTGPTRDEIASRGRPRARRRAKTPRRR, from the coding sequence GTGGGGGCCCTTCAATCGGCTCACGAGAGCATACTGGCCGCTCAACCCAAGACCAAGATCTGGCTGGAGCATGGCGGCCGCTTCATGATCGGGGACGGGGGCCTCCATCTGCTGGAAGGCATCGCCCGCTCGGGCTCGCTCGCCGAGGCGGTGCGCGAGATCGGCTGGTCGTATCGCCACGCCTGGGGCTATCTGCGCCGCGCCGAATCGGTGCTCGGGGCGCCGCTCCTCCTCACCCGGCCGGGCAAGGGAGCCGCCCGCGGCACCATCCTCACGCCGGCCGGCCGACTGCTGCTCGAGCGGCTCCGCGCCCTCCGCGACCGCATCGACGAGGCGCTCGGCCCCACGGGCCCCACCCGCGACGAGATCGCCTCGCGGGGTCGGCCGCGCGCTCGCCGCCGGGCCAAGACGCCGCGTCGCCGCTGA
- a CDS encoding molybdopterin-binding protein produces the protein MKLSARNVLPGKVVRVTRGTTTAHVKIDLGGGKIVTASITNEAVRELRLKKGDRAYAVIKASDVMVAKD, from the coding sequence ATGAAGCTCAGCGCGCGCAATGTTCTGCCCGGCAAGGTCGTCCGGGTGACCCGGGGGACCACCACCGCCCACGTGAAGATCGACCTCGGAGGCGGGAAAATCGTCACTGCCTCCATCACCAACGAGGCGGTGCGCGAGCTACGGCTCAAGAAGGGAGACCGCGCCTACGCCGTGATCAAGGCCTCCGACGTCATGGTCGCGAAGGACTGA